A stretch of the Nicotiana tabacum cultivar K326 chromosome 6, ASM71507v2, whole genome shotgun sequence genome encodes the following:
- the LOC107807983 gene encoding protein FAR1-RELATED SEQUENCE 6-like yields MTPESFHDPTVSCEATPPHPFRRNSVMEEASLDSELDLTGQGSGRLQEIESDGLDDQNSEQIESDELFSQNGGQIESDGLDDQNGFTDGQKQFVAPAVGMEFESYDDAYNYYNCYAREVGFRVRVKNSWFKRNSREKYGAVLCCSSQGFKRIKDVNRLRKETRTGCPAMMRMRMVDSKRWRVLEVTLEHNHLLGAKAYQSIKKTGAGNKKKLDSNCDAEVRTIKLYRALVIDAGANRNANFSARRCKTSSDCHEKLNLRKGDTQAMYNYFCRMQLTNPNFFYLMDLNDEGQLSNVFWVDARSRAAYAYFIDVIYFDNSYLSNKYEIPLVAFVGTNHHGQSVLLGCGLLAGETQASYVWVFKAWLTCSLGRFPQTIITERCKILESAISEVFPRSSHRVALSHIMRKVPEKLGGLRNYDAIRKALIKTIYEALKPFDFEASWRFMIQRFGVGDHQWLLSLYDDRAKWAPVYLKDTFFAGMATARSNETLTAFFDKYLHKQTPLKEFLDKYELALQKKYKEEAVADTESRNSNTELKTRCSFELQLSKVYTREIFKRFQLEVEEMYSCFSTTQLHVDGQMVIFLVKERVLGEGNRREIRDYEVLYNRGAAEVRCICSCFNFYGYLCRHALCVLNFNGVEEIPSKYILSRWKRDYKRLRASDLESSSTESTEHVQWFSQLYRSALQVVEEGVISLDHYKVALNAFEESLTRVHHIEEKLNKNSL; encoded by the exons ATGACGCCAGAGTCGTTTCATGATCCGACGGTCAGCTGCGAGGCCACTCCTCCCCATCCTTTCCGGCGAAATTCAGTT ATGGAAGAAGCTTCTCTTGATAGTGAGCTAGATCTTACTGGGCAAGGCAGTGGGAGATTGCAAGAAATAGAGTCAGATGGGTTAGATGACCAGAACAGTGAGCAAATTGAGTCGGAtgaattattttctcaaaatggTGGGCAAATAGAGTCAGATGGGTTAGATGATCAAAATGGTTTTACTGATGGGCAGAAGCAATTTGTTGCCCCAGCGGTAGGAATGGAGTTTGAATCGTATGATGATGCTTACAACTATTATAATTGTTATGCCAGGGAGGTTGGATTTCGTGTTAGAGTAAAAAATTCTTGGTTCAAAAGAAATAGCAGGGAGAAGTATGGTGCAGTACTATGCTGCAGCAGCCAGGGCTTTAAGAGGATTAAAGATGTAAACCGGCTGCGCAAGGAAACTAGAACTGGTTGTCCTGCAATGATGAGGATGAGAATGGTGGACTCCAAAAGATGGAGAGTACTTGAAGTTACTCTTGAACACAATCATTTGTTAGGTGCAAAAGCATACCAGTCTATCAAGAAGACAGGTGCTGGAAACAAGAAAAAGTTGGATTCAAACTGTGATGCTGAAGTCCGAACAATCAAGTTATATCGGGCACTTGTGATTGATGCAGGTGCGAATAGGAATGCCAATTTTAGTGCAAGGAGGTGCAAAACTTCATCTGATTGTCACGAGAAGCTGAATTTAAGAAAAGGAGACACGCAAGCCATGTATAATTATTTCTGTCGAATGCAATTGACAAACCCAAACTTCTTTTACTTGATGGATCTGAATGATGAAGGGCAGTTGAGTAATGTGTTCTGGGTTGACGCCAGGTCAAGGGCGGCATATGCTTACTTTATTGATGTGATCTATTTTGATAATTCATATTTGTCCAACAAATATGAGATTCCTCTTGTGGCATTTGTGGGCACAAATCACCATGGTCAATCAGTGTTGCTGGGCTGTGGCCTGCTTGCGGGCGAGACACAAGCCTCTTATGTTTGGGTGTTCAAAGCTTGGCTCACCTGCTCACTTGGACGTTTCCCTCAAACAATTATTACAGAAAGATGCAAGATTTTGGAGAGTGCAATCAGTGAGGTGTTTCCCAGGTCTTCTCATCGTGTTGCTTTATCACACATCATGAGGAAAGTTCCAGAAAAGTTGGGAGGGTTGCGTAACTATGATGCTATTAGAAAGGCATTAATTAAAACAATATATGAGGCTCTGAAGCCATTTGATTTCGAAGCATCATGGAGATTTATGATCCAAAGATTTGGAGTTGGTGATCATCAGTGGCTTCTTTCACTCTATGATGACCGAGCTAAATGGGCTCCAGTTTATTTGAAAGACACTTTTTTTGCTGGAATGGCCACTGCCAGGTCTAATGAGACATTGACTGCTTTTTTCGATAAATATTTGCACAAGCAAACTCCTCTAAAAGAGTTTCTTGACAAATACGAATTAGCTTTGCAGAAAAAGTACAAGGAAGAAGCGGTTGCAGATACAGAGTCGAGAAACTCGAACACTGAACTCAAAACAAGATGTTCCTTTGAGTTGCAGCTTTCAAAAGTGTACACTAGAGAGATCTTCAAAAGATTTCAGTTAGAGGTAGAGGAGATGTATTCCTGTTTCAGCACAACACAGTTACATGTTGACGGGCAGATGGTAATATTTTTGGTGAAGGAGCGTGTTTTGGGAGAGGGAAATAGGAGAGAGATACGGGATTATGAAGTTCTGTACAACAGAGGAGCAGCCGAAGTTCGTTGTATTTGCAGCTGCTTCAACTTCTATGGATATCTGTGCAGGCACGCTTTGTGTGTACTGAACTTCAATGGTGTGGAAGAGATCCCTTCAAAGTACATTTTATCACGATGGAAAAGGGATTACAAGCGATTACGTGCATCAGATCTTGAATCCAGTTCTACTGAGTCTACTGAACACGTTCAATGGTTTAGCCAGTTGTATAGAAGTGCATTACAAGTTGTGGAAGAAGGGGTAATTTCCCTAGATCATTATAAAGTAGCTCTAAATGCATTTGAAGAGTCTCTGACCAGAGTTCACCACATTGaagaaaaactaaataaaaattcTTTGTAA